The Lactuca sativa cultivar Salinas chromosome 2, Lsat_Salinas_v11, whole genome shotgun sequence genome includes the window cgaggatgagtcgtgtttatatgtcaaagccagtggaagtatagttagcttcctcgtattgtatgttgatgacatactatgataggaaacgacatcccgaccctgcaggaggttaaatcctagcttgggaagtgtttcgcaatGAAGGACCacagagaggctgcctatattcaggaaataaggatagtgagaaacagaagtaaaagactaataggacttagtcagaatacttacttggacaaggtactaaagcgttttagtatggagaattccaagaaaggggagttaccgatccaaagcaatgccaagttgagtaagactcaaagcccgcgtaccaaagtcgagatagcagagatgagccgagtaccttatgcttccgtagttggctcgatcatgtataaTATGCCTTGCACATGCCCTAATGTGGTcttctctttgagcatggtcagcagatatcaaaggAACCCTAGCAGAgtacattggaccgcagtcaagaatattcttaagtaccttcggaggaccaaggaatggtttctagtcctcggtgggagtgatgacttaagggtgtgagggtatagtgatgccagttttcagaccaaccgggacaactatcgttctcagtcgggctgggtctctaccctgaatagaggagcagtgacttggagaAGTTCCAAGCAATAGATCGcagttgattcaacgtgtgaatcagagtatataacggagagcgaagcgtcaaaggaagcgatatggttgaagaacttcatcggcgaccttggagttgtgtcagccataaaggagcatatggagattttctacgataatgaaggagcggtttccttgaccaaggaatcgagggatcatggcagctcctgacatatcgacaggaaatatcactttattggacatcgggtggaagagggaATCCTcttggtaaagagggtatcatcataggataacccaatagatccccttacgaagggaacgagtagggttaagcacttgcagcacactAGGAATATTGGGcggaaggacgatattagtttagattagataccttcgaaacgtgtaatagataaattgtaattaacatttgatgattaaataaaggtgtattatttatgagtaaagttactgttttgtgttaattatttacctattgtttcactttgcatgttttgacttactgaataataagattattcgaacaatccacagtcactcatactttggaagtaggtatgaaagaaggctgtcatgaattggtttgtagactgtctaaagtctattagacataacaaaagtttgctgcaacgttcatgagtgcttatgaataagatttgagcattggattaaacccacgcttgctggtatcacttcatggaatttatcatgagtgatcgcaagacgataatatcatatagtctttaagcctagatatatggtttattgtttggaaggtggttgtgcattgataatgcgtaaacggatatgtaacttgatgttataaaacgcattgttgtgcatgatttaatgagtGAAAAGCaattgcatataagttgaagtttatctgttcattttatcctaagagggtaaaaacgatatctaggcccctcgatgatttggtttgacttatgtgtcgggcacAGTCAGAACtggatttatgtgtttaattaagttctatgtcagacagatcagagatcaagaaacatactactggacaataagtatgactatgttccatgtaattgtccacatgttatctagaatagaggactatacgatcctttATCTAAATGACAGGTTACTGATAATATCATatttcgacagcgtctttgagagctacgattgctaatcggatcctgaagtcgtacttgcatttatagttattatacttatccaagtgagagactattggattagtgtctaagtccataactatatttagtatgtacttgacccagttgtacatggtccttttgggttgcctttaccaaagcaacttgacaagatgatttatggagagagagaatattatggtttattaatatattatatgaataatatattaaaagagaaatcatattagttagttaatattaatcaagaattaattaggaaattaattttgtgattcaAAGAGATTAACTGAACTAATGGGAATGGTATTACCAATTATAAGATAACTAGATTTGGGTTGTGGATCCCTATGGAAATGAGGGGGACGAAATTAGAGTGGAAGCCCGCTATGATTTCATCCAAGGGCCCTATTCCAGAATgttccttggactgcttaaggcctaagctatccaattagggttttgactgaaaccctagcaactcagctatttaaggacccctagggcttaAGTTTTCGGATACCAGAAGAAATTCTAGAGTTCCTATAGCCGAAATTGTGCCTCCTCTCCCTCTCTTCTACATCATCttcttgccttggtgtttgtgagccattagaggtattagAATTGTGATACTAGGCTCTTAAAGATTGAAGATTCTTGCTACTatcaaaaggtaatcatctaaacttgtaTTAGTTGTACATTTCAATTTTATAGTATGctatattagggtttgcaagctTTGGATAactagcatgtacaatagagaaacctagatccaaagctttagggttttgcatgtgcacataggaatgttcttttgctcaaaacccatcatttagtACATCCTCTTCTACCACTATCATCTGATGATAAATGGcatgaagatcaatcttggagaaccatgaTGCTCCATGTGACTGGTCAAACAAGTCGTTGATCCTCAGCAATGGATAACAATTCTTCACCGTGAGTTTATTAAGCTCTTTATAACCAATGCACATCTCGTATGACCCATACTTCTTATTAGCAAAGAAAACTGGCGATCCCTAAGGCGAATGGTTGGGCAGAATAAAATCTTCGTCTAACAGCTCTTGAAGTtgagaggacaactcttgcatatTTGGATGTGCAAGTCAAAATGTACCTTGGTTATCAGAGATGCACATGAAATCaaataaaccctaaattcaactTGTTACTTAGGAAGAATGTATGACAAATATTTAGGAAGAAACTCATGTAGTACCTTGGTGATATTCATCTTCTTGTCCTCTCGGGTGTCGATCACATAAGACTAAAATCTGGTGCACGCCTGCTGTAAATACCTTCTATCTCTCAAAGTTGAATAAAAAGTCACTCTACCCCTCGCACCCTCTCCTGGATGGTTATCTCTTCCCTACTTGGGGTTCTAACTATCACCTGCTACCGACCACAATCAATGAGAGCCTTGAACTGACTCAAATGGTCGATCCTAAACATTATGTTGATCTCACCTATAAGAACAGGGATAAGATCTATAAGAAACCTCACCCTAAAGATCTCTAACGTGCCACCCTTGAAGACCCTCGAAGTTGAACTTGTCCTATCATCAGTTACCTCAACCATGAGCAGGTGGTCTAATGCTCCTATAGAAATATCAAAATCCTCACTAAACATAAGTGATACAAAAGAACGACTCGCCCCaggtttaaataataataataaaaaaaagaacaAAGTTGACTGGAATACGGTGTACCTAACAACACACATAATAAtgagattatatatatacatacatatatatatatatatatatatatatatatatatatatatatatatatatatatatatatatagaataacGTAAATCAACAATTGATACATAATGATGACAACATTTGGCATAGTTCACTCCTCTTCCGTTAAGAGTTGATAAGTTATGCCCTTAGCCCTCCAGGCCTTCGTCTTTCCCAAGCGGTCATCAATAATCCTCAGAGTAACAAGTGATAGATCCTGCATCGCTCCTATCTCCAATCTAAGGTAGTCGACCTTATTGTGTCCAATCTAATCACACTGGCAACACACTCTCAAATCTTGCTTATAGTCATCGTTATAATGTCCTTTTTTGCCACACTTATGGCACCCAAATGAATGGAATGCACTATTTGGTTCCTTAACACACTTACCACATCGTGTGTGGCCCTTCTTCCATCCTCGTTGCAAATTGGTAGTCTTGAGTTTCTTCATTTTCAGTTGAGTCTAAACCTATACCTGCATGTTCTTCCTCAATTGAGTCTCAAGCTCTATCTCCTTGATTTGGTCGTAGCCACTATATTTGTAATTGTCTAACACCTAGAACAAGTATGAACGCGGGAATCAATATCCTCAACATGACAGAATACCGACATATTTTCATCTTCTCGGTAGCATCGTACTCTGGGCAGAACAATTTCCTCTCCATAAACTTGTTGGTGTTATTCGTAACCGTCTTAAGGGTCTGTTCGAGAGCCAAGTACTTTCGAGCCAAATGCTCAATCTCCACCGGAGGAACATACTCCCACTAAACATAGAAGTGAACTGCTCCTATCTTAAAGCATCCAGACTAGCCATGGAAAAGTTTGAATCACCAATCCCACCAAACCTTCATCGCATGGTGTAAAAATTTCGTCACAAACCTAACCCTGGCCTCCTTCAGACGACAACAAGTACGAAAATCTCCCTCAACCTTAGAAATCCAATGCATTTCGGAATCAGGTCCTTCCATCCTTCAGACATGGGAGGCTGCCGAGCTAAGAAAATATGGTATATCACGATCCTGCCCCTTGGCTGACCAGCACGAGCAACAGTTACATGTATCTCGTTAAACATAGCAATCGACTATGTCTTGATCCTTCCGAACATCTTAAGGATCAACTCAAATACTGTCCCTGATACCTCAAAGGCCACCAAATCGCACATATTCGAATCACTCGGACCCGATCCATCGAGGCCACTTACGCCCGAATAAGAACCACTCCTTCCCCGATTTCATAAATAGTTTAGGAAAAATATCCATCAAATTAAAATCATAAATTGTTTCAAATGTATATCAgtgatatgaaaaaaaaaacataaggaTCGAATGCAAATACTGTCAAATCACACCCTTTCCTTTGTTACTAGAAGAACATGCAAAACATTTATTTGTAAAGAGTAAGAACAAAGCCTAGTGAATTCCCCAAATACTACATATTCCATTAAACATACAATACATACCACCTAATGGCTCACGACATCACATCGTTTTGCCAGAATCACATTCTCACATTGTTCCATCAACACCTGAAAACTCACGGCTTTACGTCGATCTGTTAGATTGATAGTCTCACAGTGTTTCGTTAATATAGCATACATATTTGTACTCTAACAATACTCAGATAACCTACCAAACAATGACTTGTAATGTTgcatatagtatagtgagaaaattCACATGAATTTGAGAGCTAAAAATCACACACTCGCATCCTCAAAGGAATAAGATACACAAACCACCTAAATCAAATAGAGGTCAATCCCCAGTGTAATATTCAATTCCAAAATATTGACAAAAAGTCAAATTGGTAAAAAAGTCAGTGGTcaactggtcaaagtcaatggtcaacgatTAACTTGTCAAATTCAACAGTTAACAGATCAACGCTCCACGACCTAGCTCTTGGTCGCTTCGGGATCACTAGGTGAAAAATATTCTCGAACCTAGTTCAATTCTCACATTTTGACCCTTCCTTGGTCTCGTCGCGCTTTTCGAGACATGATCCTTCTTTCCATTTAGTACTTAATCCCTTAATTCCAAAGCTCATATTTTCTAGAATACCTCAAAAtatggtcttaatggataaagctccaactttatccatttgcatgTCTCTAACACAACCAAGCTAAACCAAGGTCTAAAATGGGTCCAAAATGTCACAATCTTCATGCATGGTTCAAATGGAAAGATAAGCATGCATTCAAAACACCCTAATGGGTCTAGAAGATCAACGAGGGACCAAACAACCtcaaaacctagatctatcatgcAAAATCTCTAACGATTGGAACTTGAAAACTTATAAAGCTTGAGAAAGTTACTAGATGCTAGAAAATCTCTGGAGTTTGCTTCACTTGACATAAAATACAAACTAACTTCTTGAAATCTCACTCTAAGTCACAAAAATCCAACAAAGCAAGGTATGGAGCCTAGAGTTTTCTCTATTAGGGTGCAAATAGTGGCGTCACGGCGCGACCACACATGCTTGCATTGCGCTTAAGGATTTAGCTTTATGCCGTGACAAAAGCTTGGTCGCGGCAAAAAGTTGCGCCCTACAAAAATCCTCATTTCTTAATTACTTGAAATTAAATAAATTGATATAAATAATACCCCGAAAAGGAGGAATTACAATATTAAATCGTAAATAACCCCCTAGTCCTTCATAGGTCACGATCTCAACTTAACCATAATATTAGTCTCTCACTCGAACGGTCATTCACTAAACACGTTTCAACATACAACCACCATTAAGAGGCAAGACTTCAGGAAATAACAACTTTAAAATATAAATGGGTCTATCCAAGTGTAACCAGTTTATTAAATAGATTGTCTTTGGAAAAATAAATGACAATTGATTTGACCAATTATTTAACAGATTGTTTCAAAATTTCAACCGGTGTCAATTAGGTTGACATTTTTCCTAATTTGTTTTAATAAACCCGTTAAACTGATCCATGTCGCATTTGACACCTTTATTTAGCGCTTGGATCCATTTAAACAAATTCTAGATAAATTATTGTATACGTTATTAACCTTTTTTTTTCATTCACATTATTATTATCCACTAAAGTATTATGCGTGAAAACTTCATTATATTTTATGCACTCCTAAAATCATCATATAATATTCAATCTTTTGACCCAATCATCTTGCTCTCTGTTAGAAGATACTCGCACTCGGACATCAACTTTAAAGAAATTCAAtgcaccaaaaaaaaaaaaaaaaaaaaaaatatatatatatatatatagcctgacTTGGTATGTAACCCGAAAGAATGTTGTCTAAATCCGTCAGTGGTCCTAAAAAAGATTAAAGAGCCATTTGATAGACCAAAAATTAGGTAAAGTTTGAAGGGTCTACTTCATCATCATTATTACTccaataataaattataaattataaatattgaTTTTGTATACCCCCATCAAAAGATACAACTAGTTTTACATACGTACATTATGCATACAATATACCAATCCATTCTATCCAAAATTAATATACATCCCATataatctagaaaccctaatctatatctatatataactCCAATTCCAATATTGAATCTTCTTTTTTGATTTCATTAAGTAACAAAATCGGGCAGAGGTTGTGCTCCAAACCTTTTTTGATTTTGAATGTTGATGGTCTCATAAATTGTGGTTGAGTGTGAAGAAGATTGTTGATTCATGGGTTCGAATTCATTCGTTTCGGCTAATTCCATTCCACTAATGTTTTCATTAGGGAGACCTAAAGTCAAAGAGACTGCATTTCCCGAATATGGTGATTGGAATTGGTGATTACCAAACCGCTCGATTTCTCCGACAGGGTACCCACCCAGGCCCCCCATGAAGTCAGTCGGATTTCCCATAAAACCTACATTCGTTCGCGGCTTCTTGCTATTGAATTGTGTGATTCCGTCCATTTGTGAAGAGAAACCAGACTGGTTTTGGAAGTTGATTCCAGTGGGAGAAACAGATATTGATGGTGGAGGAGGTTGGTTGAAGTTTCTTTTCGAATTTTCCGGTGAAACACTTTTTGAGTTTTCTTGTCTTGATAACGAATTTTCGTTTTCGTCACTTTGTTCGCTTTTACTCCCTTTGTTTTCTTTGAGTCTGTTTTGTTCTTGTTCTTTCGTTTCTTCCAAGTACATCTCCTCAACCATTGGCTTCCATAGCCTCACTCGAGCATTTATAAACCAATTCGAAACCTGAAATCAATCCCAAAACTCCAAATTATAAAAGACGAAAATATAATTCAAATGACAAATATCAAAAACCCATTATATTTTAAGCATTTTCACAGTACAATCCTTAACCGTTCACTCTTCATTCCAATTTAACTATTTTGacctaataataaaaaattacttCCACTAAAGTTTATTTTGGAAAATTActaaaacttatgattttattcgACAAAAGAATACATATTAAAACACAAACCTTTCCATAATATAAtaatttttcttataatttttcgAAATATACCTGACTCCTAGTAAGCCCGGTTTGTTTTGCAAGCATATGCTTGTCTGAATCCTTAGGATAtctgaaaaaaaaatttatatcacattacaaattacaaattaataaaacaataacataaaaaaataaaaaaaaaaataataaaataattttcatAATTAATTCTTACGGATGGAGGAAATGTTCAAACAGCCAAGCACGAAGAACAGAAACAGAACGTTCAGGCAATCCTCTTTGGGGTCTCCATGCGTTGTGTTGAATCATTCCCAATTGTTGTAAAGCTCTTTGTTGTCGAATCTGATTATCTACAAATTTCAGACGTGATCCACCTTCAATCTTATTGTCTTCTTCACCTAAATTCCTGCTAGCAGTTTTAATTTGCCCCATGATCGCATCTTTCAAGCATCTGAATTGCTTCGAAATTGTTTGAAGCGCTAATGCTGTGTAAGTTTTCGCAGATCCGATTCCAGATGCTTGTTCAAACCATGAGATCACAATCTGCATCTGGTTATGGTATTGTCTGTACCTCTGTTCCACCTTCAAAAAAAACCCAGAAATTAAAGTTTCTTCAATTGAAAATGGAAACTGAATTGAGTTCATAGAGTTTGATCTTTGATTGAATTCATTATAATTACCTCATCAAGCATGTTTACGAGTTTCGCTTTCTTCATTTGAACTTCTTGTCTTTCTGCGGTGGTAAGTTCAGCTCCATCGACACGTTTGCTGCTGGTTTCATCTCCGCTGGTTTGCGCCGGTGATCCGCCACCGCCGGTGGTGATGAGGTTCTTGGTGGAATGATCGGAGTTCTTGAAAACTCCTTTACCCACGTTCACAACTTCTTCAAGAAGCTCATGGGTTGCTTTTAAGTATTTGGAATTCAAGAGTACACTCTGCATACTGTTAACTCCGTTCGAAACCCCAGATGCTGATGGTGTcgatccaccaccaccaccgtctcCGCCACCACCAGCGCCGCCGCCTGGAATTACTCTTCCTTCTCCCCTCGGAGAAGCAGTGGGTACTCCGGTACCCTGAGACCCGAATCCGGATTGCTGAGACGAGAGTGTTAACGATAAACCTTGTTGGAATCTTGCGACCTCATGCGGTGGCGCCGCCAGCTCCACCGGAGAATACATGTTGTACTGGACTCGTGGCATGAAGGTGTGTAGAGCAGAGATGTCGTGTTGGGAGTGAATAGAACCCGATGGTTGTGACGAAAGAGGGATCCCTACAAATTGTTGTGTCTGCGATGGTTGTTGATGATGATTGTTAAGAAACATGAAATTCCCAGCCGgaggttgtggtggtggttggtggtggtcgGAATAGTTTACATAACCAGGGTTCATCAAAACCAGCGTCTGCAACCCATCTCCGCCTTGAATTTCCGAATTCCCACTGTAATAACTCGCCATCGATCTCTCTTCACCTTCTATACATCAACAAACTTCTTCAAAAACTCAAATCGATTTCAATTCACAGCCTCCATTCTTCaccatctgaaa containing:
- the LOC111898567 gene encoding BEL1-like homeodomain protein 1, with protein sequence MASYYSGNSEIQGGDGLQTLVLMNPGYVNYSDHHQPPPQPPAGNFMFLNNHHQQPSQTQQFVGIPLSSQPSGSIHSQHDISALHTFMPRVQYNMYSPVELAAPPHEVARFQQGLSLTLSSQQSGFGSQGTGVPTASPRGEGRVIPGGGAGGGGDGGGGGSTPSASGVSNGVNSMQSVLLNSKYLKATHELLEEVVNVGKGVFKNSDHSTKNLITTGGGGSPAQTSGDETSSKRVDGAELTTAERQEVQMKKAKLVNMLDEVEQRYRQYHNQMQIVISWFEQASGIGSAKTYTALALQTISKQFRCLKDAIMGQIKTASRNLGEEDNKIEGGSRLKFVDNQIRQQRALQQLGMIQHNAWRPQRGLPERSVSVLRAWLFEHFLHPYPKDSDKHMLAKQTGLTRSQVSNWFINARVRLWKPMVEEMYLEETKEQEQNRLKENKGSKSEQSDENENSLSRQENSKSVSPENSKRNFNQPPPPSISVSPTGINFQNQSGFSSQMDGITQFNSKKPRTNVGFMGNPTDFMGGLGGYPVGEIERFGNHQFQSPYSGNAVSLTLGLPNENISGMELAETNEFEPMNQQSSSHSTTIYETINIQNQKRFGAQPLPDFVT